One part of the Spirochaetaceae bacterium genome encodes these proteins:
- a CDS encoding cytochrome c oxidase subunit 3, producing the protein MLIPYDNENHPVTGVYNAKLGIWLFLASEVLFFGAFFSTYILLRIGAGGVAGAWPYGADLLNVPLATINTVILISSSLTMVMAWASLKLGRFSKFQIYFAATILLALAFLVIKGFEYGEEFAHDRYPSTSTFLAIYFTLTGVHGLHILLGVVVNVYHLFSAKAIYAENSEKMINRIEVAGLYWHFVDLVWIFLFPVLYLL; encoded by the coding sequence ATGCTCATACCCTACGACAACGAGAACCACCCGGTAACCGGGGTCTACAACGCCAAGCTCGGCATCTGGCTGTTCCTGGCCTCCGAGGTGCTGTTCTTCGGGGCGTTCTTCTCCACCTACATCCTGCTGCGCATCGGCGCCGGCGGGGTGGCGGGCGCGTGGCCGTACGGGGCGGACCTGCTCAACGTCCCGCTGGCCACCATCAACACCGTGATCCTGATCTCCTCGTCGCTTACCATGGTGATGGCGTGGGCCTCCCTGAAGCTGGGGCGCTTTTCGAAGTTTCAGATCTACTTCGCGGCCACCATCCTGCTGGCGCTGGCGTTCCTGGTGATCAAGGGCTTCGAGTACGGCGAGGAGTTCGCCCACGACCGCTATCCCTCGACCAGCACCTTCCTCGCCATCTACTTCACCTTGACCGGCGTGCACGGCCTGCACATTCTGCTCGGCGTGGTGGTCAACGTGTATCACCTGTTCTCGGCCAAGGCGATCTACGCCGAGAACTCGGAAAAGATGATCAACCGCATCGAGGTCGCCGGCCTGTACTGGCACTTCGTCGACCTGGTGTGGATCTTCCTGTTCCCGGTGCTGTACCTGTTATGA
- a CDS encoding cytochrome c oxidase subunit II, which produces MIEFARSMWMPEAASTHAGQVDGLIGWVHLLMLVLFVGWGIFFFFILVRFRKRRNPKASYEGTHSHVSRYIEGAVAVIEIALLFGLSVPVWARVIANPVPAEEALTIRVVGQQFAWNIHYPGADGVFGATSVDLVDAENNPVGVDRDDIMAKDDIVTVNQLHIPVDTPIRIELSAFDVVHSFYLPEMRVKQDAIPGMTIPLSFTATATGEWEIACAQLCGLGHYRMRGFFTVHEQAGYDAWMAEQAAALEAASQPRGFFD; this is translated from the coding sequence GTGATTGAGTTTGCCCGTTCCATGTGGATGCCGGAGGCGGCGTCCACCCACGCCGGCCAGGTCGACGGCCTGATCGGGTGGGTGCACCTGCTGATGCTGGTGCTGTTCGTCGGCTGGGGAATCTTCTTCTTCTTCATCCTGGTGCGGTTCCGCAAGCGGCGCAATCCCAAGGCCAGCTACGAGGGCACGCACAGCCACGTGTCCCGCTATATCGAAGGGGCGGTCGCGGTGATCGAGATCGCCCTGCTGTTCGGCCTCTCGGTACCGGTGTGGGCGCGCGTCATCGCCAATCCGGTGCCCGCCGAGGAGGCGCTCACCATCCGCGTGGTGGGCCAGCAATTCGCCTGGAACATCCACTACCCCGGCGCCGACGGCGTGTTCGGCGCCACCAGCGTCGACTTGGTCGATGCCGAGAACAACCCCGTGGGGGTGGACCGCGATGACATCATGGCCAAGGACGACATCGTCACGGTGAACCAGCTCCACATACCGGTCGACACGCCGATTCGCATCGAGCTGTCCGCCTTCGACGTGGTGCACAGCTTCTATCTGCCCGAAATGCGCGTCAAGCAGGACGCGATCCCGGGCATGACCATACCGCTCAGCTTCACCGCCACCGCCACCGGCGAGTGGGAGATAGCGTGCGCCCAGCTCTGCGGACTCGGCCACTACCGGATGCGCGGCTTCTTCACCGTGCACGAACAGGCCGGCTACGACGCCTGGATGGCCGAGCAGGCCGCCGCCCTGGAAGCCGCCTCCCAACCCCGTGGCTTCTTCGACTGA
- a CDS encoding cytochrome C oxidase subunit IV family protein: protein MSAEHSVEHLQQQVRVYFIVFLSLMVLTVVTVAVSRLHLPVGPAIAVALVVASVKGTLVAGIFMHLFHDKFPFIFKVLIFSAIFFIVMIALFMFGYFDTFASERAILEAPALEEHH from the coding sequence ATGAGCGCTGAGCATTCCGTCGAGCACCTGCAGCAGCAGGTGCGGGTCTACTTCATCGTGTTCCTTTCACTTATGGTGCTGACCGTGGTGACCGTCGCGGTGAGCCGCCTGCACCTGCCGGTGGGGCCCGCCATCGCCGTGGCCCTGGTGGTGGCGAGCGTCAAGGGCACCCTGGTGGCGGGCATCTTCATGCACCTGTTCCACGACAAGTTCCCGTTCATCTTCAAGGTGCTGATCTTCTCGGCGATCTTCTTCATCGTCATGATCGCGCTGTTCATGTTCGGCTACTTCGACACCTTCGCCAGCGAGCGAGCCATCCTGGAAGCGCCGGCGCTGGAGGAGCACCATTGA
- a CDS encoding SIR2 family protein, which translates to MASEIPLIPEVPQALREAAQVGKLIPFVGAGVSRLAGCPDWDGFADAALNVFVEQGKFNHAQLDQIKHLGPRIKLSMALSLQERFGIQIDFRNLLHQGPLVEHVAGQRLYSDLAKIGKTFVTTNYDEWLDEQFFYGPTGMSAEETPSASPAPAPRTVYHRPEELTVANLNQENVVIHLHGSVKNPGGMVMTTPDYVHHYATERGVGGSNEGNYVLNFLAHLFTHKTVLFVGYGLDELEILEYVILKARTTKGVETRHFLLQGFFSHERELMISLRTYYRECGIHLIPFLKDDEGWDQLAHVLESFGQSVPASSTAVLQEFKEMGALLDG; encoded by the coding sequence GTGGCGAGTGAGATTCCCTTGATACCCGAAGTGCCGCAAGCACTGAGGGAGGCGGCGCAGGTCGGAAAGCTGATCCCGTTCGTCGGCGCCGGTGTTTCCAGGCTGGCGGGATGCCCTGACTGGGACGGTTTCGCCGATGCTGCGCTCAACGTGTTTGTTGAACAGGGCAAGTTCAATCATGCACAGCTAGACCAAATCAAGCATCTCGGTCCCCGGATAAAGCTCTCCATGGCGCTCTCTCTTCAGGAGAGGTTTGGGATACAAATTGATTTCCGGAACTTGCTACACCAGGGCCCACTAGTAGAGCACGTCGCCGGCCAACGTCTGTATTCGGACCTTGCCAAGATTGGCAAGACATTCGTCACGACGAACTACGACGAATGGCTCGACGAACAGTTTTTTTATGGTCCAACGGGCATGTCCGCAGAAGAGACGCCATCTGCTTCGCCAGCTCCGGCGCCTCGGACCGTCTATCACAGGCCTGAAGAACTGACCGTCGCCAATCTCAATCAGGAGAATGTAGTCATTCACCTTCATGGGTCTGTCAAGAATCCCGGCGGAATGGTCATGACGACACCGGATTACGTTCACCACTACGCAACCGAACGGGGGGTCGGCGGCAGCAATGAGGGGAACTACGTCCTCAACTTCCTGGCCCACCTGTTTACGCACAAGACTGTGCTCTTTGTCGGCTATGGATTGGACGAACTGGAGATACTCGAATATGTCATTCTCAAGGCCCGCACGACGAAAGGGGTGGAGACAAGGCACTTTCTGTTGCAGGGCTTTTTCTCGCATGAGCGAGAACTCATGATAAGCCTGCGAACCTACTATCGTGAGTGCGGTATCCATCTGATTCCGTTTCTGAAGGACGACGAAGGATGGGACCAGCTAGCTCACGTACTGGAATCGTTTGGACAGTCGGTACCAGCTTCTAGCACGGCTGTATTGCAGGAGTTCAAGGAAATGGGGGCGCTCTTGGATGGCTAG